Within Pseudomonas sp. LBUM920, the genomic segment CATCAGCCAGGCGAGAAAACGGTAAAGGGCAGTCATGAATGAATCTCAAAGGGAAATGCGAAGTAACACATTGTTTAACGTTAAGGGGTTTGACTCAAGACGTCAGTGACAAGGCGATGGAAATATCGCGGTCGACATGATGGCAATCGCACAAATAAACGAAGCAAAAAGCCATTGTTTTGCCAGTAATGGCGCCTATAATGCCGCGCCCTGTTATTGCGAAAGGGAATTTATTTCCTCGTTTTTATGAGGAATAGGCACATCGGCTGATTATTTTCAGGGAAGAAGTTTGTATGGCATTTCGCGCCTTAACCCCGCTCGCGCTCGCGGCGGTGACCTTGCTGTCCGGTTGTTCGATGTTTCGCAGCTACGACACGGAGCTGCAAGCCACCAACCAACAGTTGGCCACCGGCAACGTCGACGGTGCCCTGACCCTGCTGGAAAAAAACAATACCGGCGACGACAAAGACCTGCTCTATTTCTTCGAAAAGGGCGAGCTGTTGCGCGCCAAGGGCGACCTCACCGGCAGCCAGACCGCCTGGCGCAGCGCCGACCTGCAAGTCTACAAATGGGAAGAGTCGGTCAAGTTCGACAGCGAAAAGTACCTCGCCCAGTTCGGCAGCTTCCTGGTCAACGACAAAGTGCGTCGCTACGAAGGTTATGACTACGAAAAAGTCATGCTCACCACCCAGATGGCCTTGAACCTGCTGGCCGTGAATGACTTCGACGGTGCCCGCACCGAGATCAAGAAGACCCACGAACGTGAAGCGGTGATCGCCGACCTGCGCGACAAGGAATACCTCAAGCGCGAAAACGAAGCCGAGCGCCAAGGCGTCACCACTCAGATCAAAGACCTGCGCGGTTACCCGGTGGAAGCGCTGGACGCGCCGGATGTGGTCGGCCTGAAAAACAGCTACCAGAGTGCGTTCAGCCATTACCTGGCAGGCTTCGTCTACGAAGCCCTCGGCGAAAAAGACCTGGCTGCGCCCGGCTACCGCAAAGCCGCCGAGCTGCGCCCCAACACGCCGCTGCTGGAGCAGGCGTTGCTCGAGCTGGACAAGTCCAAGGTCGGCGCCGATGAGACCGACGTGCTGATCGTGGTCCAGAGCGGCCTGGCACCGGCACGTGATTCGATCCGCCTGCCATTGCCAATCCCGATCAATGGCAACCTGGTGATCACCCCGCTGTCGTTCCCGGTGATCAAGGCCGATAACTCCACGGCGACCTTTGCCCAGATCGGCGTGGACGGCAGGCAACAGAACCTCACCGCACTCAACAGCACCACGGCCATGTCGCGCCGCGCCCTGCGTGACGACATGCCGGGGATCATCCTGCGTACCACCGTGCGTGCGGTCAGCCGTGGCGTGACGCAGAACAACCTGAACAAGACCAACCCCATGGCGGGCCTGGTGCTGGGCATCGCCTCGGCCGTGACCGAAGGCGCCGACACTCGCACCTGGCGCACGCTGCCGGACCTGACCCAA encodes:
- a CDS encoding COG3014 family protein, translating into MAFRALTPLALAAVTLLSGCSMFRSYDTELQATNQQLATGNVDGALTLLEKNNTGDDKDLLYFFEKGELLRAKGDLTGSQTAWRSADLQVYKWEESVKFDSEKYLAQFGSFLVNDKVRRYEGYDYEKVMLTTQMALNLLAVNDFDGARTEIKKTHEREAVIADLRDKEYLKRENEAERQGVTTQIKDLRGYPVEALDAPDVVGLKNSYQSAFSHYLAGFVYEALGEKDLAAPGYRKAAELRPNTPLLEQALLELDKSKVGADETDVLIVVQSGLAPARDSIRLPLPIPINGNLVITPLSFPVIKADNSTATFAQIGVDGRQQNLTALNSTTAMSRRALRDDMPGIILRTTVRAVSRGVTQNNLNKTNPMAGLVLGIASAVTEGADTRTWRTLPDLTQVTRLRLKHGDHQVSLPNALGGTLVTVKADQRYQVITLRVVGNQVFAGGLAAHVVPSAANQAIALKQP